The segment CccccgtctaaaattcactcATTATTAATCTTAACCTTCTCAAAccaggaaaatatattttttgcatggGAGACTTTTCatggaaaacaaaacaaaagtaTAGAGTAAACTCTTTGGCCACGGAAAGTTcatattttcagcttttgtcctcaatttttgttgcaaccATTTATTCGGACCATTTCCTGTAtgaaatgaagcaaaattaatatgaaaactGAAGGTGGAAAGAGTAACAGCAGATGTTACCAAAGGTTTCTTATGCGAAGATCCATTTACATCGCGTATTAGTTTtagtagaaaatatttttaaccctttttaaCTTGCGAAACCCTAAATGAAAACTTTCCCCCGGCGGCattatttgtataataaaataaaattagtaaaaacgTTGCATTAAAAGGTAAAATCTATTATTCAGGTCGAGATATAGAAAACGCGATAGGTATATTTATTGTCTCTTATTATTTTACCTTTCTTtcgtatttttctttcttgtaGAATAATAGTTTGCATTTATTCGGCAAGGGAACGTGAGACTCGACTGTCTCGCGTATTTAATTAAGCATTATATTCTATTacattcaatttaaagtttGCCCACTGTTAATAGCACGACAAATAAAACTGTCTCTGGACCATGCAAAATTTGTCCCCACTCGTCTGtaaaacgaaaatttgaaaatatgttcTTTCCAAGAAATCTTGTTTAATttcccaaatatttttttttcatagatttcccaatctaaattttacaagTATACCTCGTCACAAACCTTTGTTGGCAAGTGAACTTTCTCGAAAACAAAGTCAAGTTGAAATTTCACGATTGAATTCTATAAATCGTGGCATCTTCTAGATCAGCAAAtaatagataaataataaatagattaaattaGCGGTCTTAACAGCAAGTTGGAGCAAAATTTTGTCTAtactattttcttttctaaatcAGCAAAAACCCCAAAAGCAACTTTTTTAATCCTAATTCCTTAaccattattttcattatggTTAGCAAATCTGTGGAAAACTTTAACGTCAAatccaaatgaaaaaagtcCGCCAGCGTGATTAAAGATGATTGCAGCATTTTGCATATCATAAAGCAGACCTTCATTCCAACATTCTTGTGACGTCAAagctcaataaaaatgtaaaaagacgAGATTTCCACCCCCACGACAAGGTCACATCACGAAATTCCAAGTAGAGGTTTTCCCTGGGAGCTAGGCCGTCAAATTGGGTAAATGGAAATCGCACGGCGTTATCGCCGCGGTCAGCGAGCAAGAACAGGAACTGCGATAGTATACCAAAAGAAATGTCTCACACACATGAGATCTGTGTTATATTATGTTCAATAAACAAGCTGTTCCGATGGAGTTAGGAACTGTTTCAGGATGTTTACGGCACGCGGCTGGCCGGCAGGCCGACACACATTCGATTAAACGCCgaggaaaacaattattcagTGGTCAACCCCCGGCGGttggccggccggctggccAGCCACTTCAAGTCGCCGCGCATAAAATGTAGGGCGAGATAAAAAAAGTAGGTTGCTCATTCTCGACATGCAAGAGAGCACACGGAACACTCTGGCCTTAGGTGCTGATTAAGCCGCGCGCAAGGACTGCCGTTCCCGCCACTGCCTCGGTGTGTGGGTCTTTGTCGAAAATAACCCCAGCACGCCACGCACACTCTCCATGCTtatattttgctcaaattgccAGGTCGTCCCTTTTCGCAATTAGCAAAGTAGGCGATGTCGCGAGACGCCAAATTACGCAGAGGAAATTGCACCTTCCTGTTGGTTTCTGAATATGCATTCTTGTATCGGGATCAATTTGGAAAATCTAGTTCAGCGCCGCAGTGAcctaaattattaagaaaaagcAGCCAGGAATAGCATTGAGCAAAAGATTTACaacttcaataaatttgatcgTAGACGTTATTAAAAACTTTCCAGACTTTTTATTTAAGCTGTgcatgtaataatttttaccgcCATAGTGCGTAGGTCATAATTGAGTGCAGGTGAAACATCTCATAAATTATAGGGTTGGGATTTAAAGACGATCGACATTTTTTTACGTTTAGGCATCAAATGTGAGcacaaatcatgaaatttgaaGACTTTTGAGCCACACTTAAAACCGTCTTTCCAAACCAAAACCGTCAAAGTcatacaaaaatgaataaaaccgTCTAACCCCAGAATGGCTACAAGAATTCAATGGTTTCATCAGAAACTAAAACATCCAGTCATTTGAGTTTCCTTGAgattctgattaaaaattaatttatataattatttaattaaattttacccaTTTACCTGTTTCTATATTCATCTTATTTCatggcatttatttataaattatttttcatatgcGTTTGTTCACCTttaccagaaaaaatataagacGATTATTTCAGAGGAAATATGGAGTAACAAAGCAAAACACACCtagataataatattaaactttATATTCTCTGGAtgacacacacaaaaaagccCGTGGTTTGGTCTTTATCACTGCGGAAGTAAACACCATGCTTTCCAAACTCAAAATCAAGCGATCCTCTGGAGAAATCCTCACTCAACGGCAAGTCCTCGACCACTCGGAACAGGTCACCTTTCTGTCTCATTGCGCTGTCAATGACGGCTTCATTTTCGTCTGTGTTGATAGAGCAGGTCGAGTAAACGATGCGTTTCACGTTCGGAAAGCTCAGAGCATGCACCAGCGCTTTCGTCTGGAATGCCGACAGCTTTCTCAGCTGCTCCTCAGATTTGCTTTCAACATCAGCCCTTCCCATtcctggaataaaattaatgtcacattaaaatattaaattatttagattaggaagcaaatttcaagttgattggtcttaaatttaaaaaaataaaaagtgggatttcttatgttttttttttaaatcaaaaactaCTAAAAAAAGAACGGgttattcttaaaaataaaataatatcgacATTCTTTTTGATAATTCTCCACCCTTCTGCCAAACCCTGAAATTTATTAGTCCAAGATTATTGTTATTAGATTCTCTttcagtcattttttaaaaatgatattaatttaatagaagTACATAAAGCCAATTGACTAACCAGAGTTGGAACAGCTGGGGTCGAGCAGGATGTGCGTGACGTCAGGAAAGTCATCAGGCTTTAGGGCAAGAGCGTCCTCATTGTGCGTTTTCGCACACTCGACTGAGTAGTCTTCGAGCATTTTCTGCAGGAGCGCAAACCTCTTCGGATTCACCTCAACGGCGTGAATAATGCTGAGAATTCAATTTGTAAAACAGCAATAAACTCATATTTCACTAATTTTACCCATTGTTTTCCAAATGAGCAGCAATTTGCGTAGTTTTCATTCCTGGGGCGGCGCACAGGTCCATCACGACGTCACCAGGCTTGGGGTCGAGAATTTTCACAGGAATACAGCTGGACTGGAATTAAAAACGGCATTTTGCTTGAAGGTTTaaatcgaataaataaaataataccttTGCTTGAAGAACGAACGCACCACTTTCATAGAGGCAGTGCTTGAAAATAGGAGTTTTGCTTGGAAAGACTAACAAATCGTCGTAGTGGAAGTCCTCCATGAAATTCGGTTCGGCTAATTTGGCACTCCGCTTGAGAAATCTATTGTATGTGATTGGCGTTTCCACCAGCTCCCAGCCGTCTTGGGCCAGATGATCCATAACGTACTCTTTGGACGTCACTAGAGTGTTGATCCGAACATATCGAGGCAATGCTGAAGCCGTCAGTTTTTAGAAATGCAATTTACAAAGGCTGAAGcgaataattacaattttttggtaCAAAGTCCTCAATGCTGGCAGGAACTTTATCGAGCAGATCCTGATTAGCCTTGATTAATTGAACATTGAAGTTTTCTGGTACATGAGGCAGGTGCTGCTTCCCCCAGTAGAGCTCGgtcaagataatttttaatttgtactcTTCGATGTAGTTGCTTTCGGATTTTTCCTTTAggattttgcacattttttccaGCTCCTCAGCGTGTTGCAAGGCCTTGCTCACCAATCCATAAATACTCCTGATGTCCTTTAGATttcaaattcagattttttaatttataaactttATAAATATGATTGCTAACTCACGACGTGGGCATTCGACTCGGAATAAATCAAGTTATTCAGACTCTCTTGCCTCTCCTTGACAGCCTGTAGCATCTTCGCGGCTTTGACGAATTTTTTCGGCAGCCTGTTTGCGTTGGAAAACTGCCTCGCCCCACTCATTTTGATCCGAAAAAGAAtaaggattaaattaaaatttgaagcagAAACAGCGTCGTAGTTCGACGGGTTCGACGCAGGTTCGACACCACCACATGGGCTCGGTCGTGTTGATGTTTTGAAGGGGGAGGGGTAGCGGCAGTCCAGCAACGGCAGCCAATCAAACGCGACATCTGCAGGCTGTGAGCTAAAGACGGTCTAAATGCAGAATAGCGCGGGAAGGGAAATCCAATTTGCTAATGCGAAAGGTCAGTGACTGCAGATTGAGTGTGACAGGGAACAAGACTTGGAAACAAAGAATTGTCAGAAATTGCGGCCCgttttgcagaattttccaCCACCACATTTAAGTGAgtaaacaaaatgtcaaatgtgtttatttttttaatcaattgcgAACTCCGCATTTTTAATAGGGATGTTTATAAAGtatgatataattaaaaatatttatatgataGTTTTTGCGTTTTGCACAAATTCTTTTATGTTACATAGGCGGGAATTAATTGCCGATTTGgtgattttcaattatggACGTGGGGTCGATTCTTGATATTCCTGTTCGGCGTCCCAATTTCAGGAAGAGGGTGAATACTTGCAGGACTGGTATGTTGATTTAATAGCTCGGTAaaaatcatacaaatttttaatttttagacagaGAGAGGTTCAAAGCGATTGAACTACTGAAGGCGAAAAACCTTGAATGCATGAGAAAAATCGGCAGTCGAGGTAACGGCGTACAACCCTTCCATTGCGTATCAAAGGGTACAGCCAAAATTGCTgacattttttgcaacaagaTTGGTTTGCCTTTGGAGACGAAAATGTTAACCCTGGAGATTTATGAGaggtttttttttagtatAAATTCGATTGTTCCAGGTTAATAAAGgaatcaaattttagattcattGTTGGCCTGctcaacaaaattttggagagCCGCAAATCGCGCCAATACGACGTGTGTTCTTCGGATATTGGTGGATTAAAAACTATCTTCCAAAATGAGTGCAACACCATGCCCCTGTACTTTATTGCCTGCATTCAGGTTGCGGCAAAATTCGACAATCGAGATTTGGTTCGTGAATTTCCTGAGTATTTCtgcagcaatttaaatatttcattgcaGCCGCTTCTCAGTCCTACAGAAACAGTGTCTTACCTGTCCAAGAGAACTTCCTGCAACACCACAGAACTAGACCTGATGACTGCTGAAATGAAGGTCATTTCCTGCATGGACTATGAGGTATTTCTTGAAATgctacaataaaataattccaaaaattaatgcatgtaaaatgaaaagattttaggtacctaattttttcaattgttttaaaacagGCCAGccacacaatttaaaaaaaaatcagccccattttagtttttaaatcttaaaaaacatGCTACagtcttgattttatttattgaattccaaatctggtaaaatggaaattttaacatattttttcgattattttcaaaacaaaattcgttTTTCCAGCTGAATTTCGTGACCAGATACGAGGCTGTGGAGGATCTGATCGCCACCAGGAAAAACGAGCAGTTTATCCTGCTCTCCGACGAGATCTTTGCCAAGTCGGTCGAGGTTTTGGACATGCTCTACCGCAACCACCGCAAAATCTTCGACGACTTCTTGCTCCACATGGGACTGAACGTCACAAAATCAGAAaagtacaaatttattttttttaaatttaaaaaaaaaacacattttccagggttttcaACAAAGAGCTGCAGCAAGCCGAATACGACGCAGTGTGGATCGCCGGGGCGACAATCGTGGCTGCGACGCGACTCACCAGGCACAAGAAATTCGAGGAGGCCGACTTCGAAAAGCTGAGCCAGATCATTTTGTTCGAATTGGCAGATGACTTGAGCGACATTCGCTCGGAGAGAGAGCTGCGAACCCTTTCGTACGTTCTCTTCCACGCTTTCGCAGAACTTGAAATGTGATACTCAATGTGATGCATACAAATCTAGTTTAAATGTCATTAAGTCTCGTGTGACTAGAGACCGACttgtgggaaacaaaatgaACGGTTAAAGGATTAACCAATATAATTGCTTTTATTGGCGGGACACGCCAAAACTGCTGAAGTCAATtgcgattttgttttaatttccattttaaaatgaactcTCGGACATTGgagaattttattaacttaCATAACTTCTATTCGTGTGAATCTTGAGTCTTGAGgtgattgaatttaaataaaattcccacTGAGTTGATGGAtgtaaaaactttatttaggttggcattaataaaatgttggctttgcaaaaatatcagCACCATAGTTTTTGCTTCagacttttattaaaataaacacactaTTTCTATGATGAAACAAGCAAGAATTTACAACCTTAATTTAGAGTATtattagttattattttattacagatTCATATTGAGAAATGAAATTGCTTTGAGTTaatgtttttgttaaatattgaaaattctggtttttttctttgtaagaAATAAGAAACTGCGTGTatatagcaaaatattttgtcacagCGACGTCCTTGACAtcagaataatattttgttctccgtgtttaatttaaaaagaaaaaaatcggaaattgCAAGAAAGCATTGTTACGCGCTTGATAACATCAGgaattgatatttataaatattcgGCTGAAACAACAAGAAATATGAATCCTGAAGGTAAGATATGGAAGCAGGGGGACCTctgtatttgaaaaataaaatacgaaaatCATAAtcgtaaattaataattttaaaattgtgtattcGATAAGAATGATCTATTTTCATACAAAAAGagcctaaattaaaatcattttcgttctcattataaaataacattGCAAATAGTTCGAgacataaataatacaaaaaattaatcactttGGATCGTAGTACGGCGACTGATGCATGAGAGCACTCGTGGGAGATAAATTTGGCGCATAATGCAGTTTCTTGTCACTCTTTGCTCCGTTTTTCGCTAAAcctgaaaaaaacattttgttgttCACTATAACCTTAATTAACAACAAGGGTTTACGCGAGAGTGAATGACATCTAtcatatctttaaaaattttaaatcatgtttTTATCTTCAAACCCTTCTTACAGTGAGGCATTATTTTGGTCTTGTGAAGCATACTCATGTAGTCGCCGAAATTGatcaagtttaattaaatagcacTGAAATCAACGAGGGTaaacctgttttttttatttccctctcaAGAATTGAACTAACCTCGAGAgtggaaatttattctcaataatttcaaaactattgaattttcatttccaaggGGAGCGCACATTATCTAAAGCATTATGGTGTATTTCGTTACCAGATGATAGCGTGTTTGATacaagatgaaaattttccaaaggaTACACGCCTCcgtaataaaaatgtaacttCCGTTTAATTTCTTAGAAACTGATcggattttaataaacttttcaTGGTTGCAATCTGCTCGGTGTGACGAATCAAATGAccaaatgagatttttttgaGGTCATCTTGAAAAATCGCGAGCAGAAATATTACGTTTAAATCAGGCTTTATTTtggctaatttcaaaacttttgcgGGCTGCATATAGCTTGCAGGTAAAATAGGagtcaatttttgaaactatgcataaatgaaaacaaattggaAAGTAAActttttttcaagaatatttaaaacaaaaaatacaattttcatcaaTCAGCTTTCTTGATTTGCAAAAGTTTTATTCTCCAGTTCTCATAGCCACTGAATTATGAAACCTAACTTGCACACTTTTGTGTATACATTATCCGattcagattaaaattttctttttaaacttgaCTTAGCAGCTATAACATCCGTAGAAAGTCTCAGAAATTCAAGATTCGAACGTTAATATAGCTCGAAGACCGGGAATTACGGAATATTTTCCTTTGGCGAACTTGcatctaatttcaaatttaggaTGGTAaccaaaaaacatttatttcgcATTAGTATCAAGTGTGCTAACcttataagaaaaattaaatttcaagaacaaCCTAAGCTAGACTTTTCGACCACAATAATTGTACATCATCTGTTCCTCTATTAATTAATGTGTAATTAAAGacttttctcaattttattgagTTTCTTCACTTAACGCtccgaaataataaaagtgaattttccacatttaatgaaaattccaaactATAGCATATGAATAATTTGCTCTCAAGTAAATCTTAAAAAGCGGCGATAAAGGTTTTCACCTGAGTCGGTGGGCTGCGGGCACATGGAGTAGGGCACAAAGTTGGTGTTGAATTCCTGGGGCATGAGTTGCGAGCCGATGGGGTTGCAGGGCGGCGTGAGCGACGGCTTGATGAACGAGGTGGACGGCAGGGGGCCCGCGCTGTGGGCCCCGTAGGACCAGTCTTTCGCATCGAGCGCGTAGTGCGACGCGTGCAGCTCGGCCACGCCGAGGTAGTCGCTCGAGCCGCCCTGGTAGTTGCCCGTCAGCATCGAACCTTGCGCGCTCGAGTACGAACACGTGCCACCTGAGTTGCCCAAGTGGTAGTCCTGTCCAacacaaattattcaaaatttaaaacaataaattcaaaattctgcaaagatttttttggcACAGTTTTTTACACTCGTGAATAAATGTCACTATGAGATCGAAAAATCGGATCTCAGATAAGAGTCGCAATGAGATCATAGACCACAACCAATCTCAAggtgagaggaaaattttcagtctcaaCTGAGATCCGATTTTTcgatatcattattttttaatgtgctcCAATATGAAAAAGATGCTATTTCTTATAGATAGCTTTGatctattaatattttgagcgTCTTTTTATACacattgcatttaaataataaggAATATTAGTTttacagaatttaaaattgctggcTTCTCCAAAAGGCAAACAAATAAGGAATGGATATAGCTCAGCAGAGTGAATTaattgcaatgaaaataatgtcacatttttccaaaggaaaaaatatatgttaatttaaaaatattttgtgtgatTTCGTAtatcatttttcttatttacgaatttaacaaaataaaaattaatggattttCTCAAGTCATATATCAGatacttttttcaatttttttgtgttaaattagGTGTACAATAGGCAGgatttagcaaatttaaattgaaaatttattatgaagctAATGTGTTATAGATAATAAAACTCgtttttgtaacattttaattgctgGACCCATGGATAAAACatctaatttataatttttgatcaaGAGATATAGgtacaatataaaataaaacattttaatttcattgtcAGTGCAACACCACTCTAATAGTAGGAAATAGATAAGAGGCAAGAGCGCTGATGGAAATCTTCTGCACTTGAAAGTACACTTAAGAAATGTATCTCAAGAAAGAAATTCTTTAAGTTTTCATCCACCCCAGAACTATTATTCTCGGGGCGCGTTAACGAGACAAAAAACACGCGTTAGCACGTGTTGTCAGTGTGATACGCAACGCGTCTCTGCTATTTCAGTGTATTTTGTAGCCAGCAGAGGCTCATGGAAGATTTCACTCAGCAGCTTGGAGCAAAGGATGGATGTTTGGATTGCCTCTAGCTGCCCGAATTTCTAGTCAAAATCAGTCCCCTGCTTTGAGGGCCACGcaactattaaatttatctgcgGCCACCatcagaaaatttgattcaacaTTATCttaaatgtgttttaaaagCTACGCAGGTGAT is part of the Cloeon dipterum chromosome 1, ieCloDipt1.1, whole genome shotgun sequence genome and harbors:
- the LOC135934431 gene encoding uncharacterized protein LOC135934431 isoform X2, yielding MDVGSILDIPVRRPNFRKRVNTCRTDRERFKAIELLKAKNLECMRKIGSRGNGVQPFHCVSKGTAKIADIFCNKIGLPLETKMLTLEIYERFIVGLLNKILESRKSRQYDVCSSDIGGLKTIFQNECNTMPLYFIACIQVAAKFDNRDLPLLSPTETVSYLSKRTSCNTTELDLMTAEMKVISCMDYELNFVTRYEAVEDLIATRKNEQFILLSDEIFAKSVEVLDMLYRNHRKIFDDFLLHMGLNVTKSEKAAASRIRRSVDRRGDNRGCDATHQAQEIRGGRLRKAEPDHFVRIGR
- the LOC135934431 gene encoding uncharacterized protein LOC135934431 isoform X1 produces the protein MDVGSILDIPVRRPNFRKRVNTCRTDRERFKAIELLKAKNLECMRKIGSRGNGVQPFHCVSKGTAKIADIFCNKIGLPLETKMLTLEIYERFIVGLLNKILESRKSRQYDVCSSDIGGLKTIFQNECNTMPLYFIACIQVAAKFDNRDLPLLSPTETVSYLSKRTSCNTTELDLMTAEMKVISCMDYELNFVTRYEAVEDLIATRKNEQFILLSDEIFAKSVEVLDMLYRNHRKIFDDFLLHMGLNVTKSEKVFNKELQQAEYDAVWIAGATIVAATRLTRHKKFEEADFEKLSQIILFELADDLSDIRSERELRTLSYVLFHAFAELEM
- the Nsun5 gene encoding 28S rRNA (cytosine-C(5))-methyltransferase translates to MSGARQFSNANRLPKKFVKAAKMLQAVKERQESLNNLIYSESNAHVDIRSIYGLVSKALQHAEELEKMCKILKEKSESNYIEEYKLKIILTELYWGKQHLPHVPENFNVQLIKANQDLLDKVPASIEDFVPKNSLPRYVRINTLVTSKEYVMDHLAQDGWELVETPITYNRFLKRSAKLAEPNFMEDFHYDDLLVFPSKTPIFKHCLYESGAFVLQAKSSCIPVKILDPKPGDVVMDLCAAPGMKTTQIAAHLENNGIIHAVEVNPKRFALLQKMLEDYSVECAKTHNEDALALKPDDFPDVTHILLDPSCSNSGMGRADVESKSEEQLRKLSAFQTKALVHALSFPNVKRIVYSTCSINTDENEAVIDSAMRQKGDLFRVVEDLPLSEDFSRGSLDFEFGKHGVYFRSDKDQTTGFFVCVIQRI